Part of the Mycobacteriales bacterium genome, TCGCCGTGGACGGGATCGCCCCGTGAGCGGGAAGACGTCGCCATGGGCGCCCGACCGGAGCGAACAAGGAGCAGCACCGTGAGCGTGACCGCAGCCCAGGGTTTCCGGGCGGCCGGCGTGGCGGCCGGGCTCAAGGCGTCCGGTGGCCCGGACGTGGCGCTCGTCGTCAACGACGGCCCGCTCGACGCCGCCGCCGGCGTACTGACCAGCAATCGGGTCAAGGCTGCGCCGGTGGTCTGGACGCAGCAGGTGCTCACGACCGGCCGGCTGACGGCCGTCGTGCTCAACTCCGGCGGCGCCAACGCCTGCACCGGCCCGGCCGGCTTCGCCGACACGCACACCACGGCCGAGACCGTCGCGACCGCGCTCGGCATCGGTGCGGTGGACGTCGCGGTCTGCTCGACCGGCCTGATCGGCGACCGGCTGCCGATGGACCTGCTGCTGCCGGGTGCGGGCAAGGCCGCGGCCGAGCTGACCGCGACCGGCGGCGACGTCGCGGCGCAGGCGATCATGACGACCGACAGCGGGCCGAAGACCGCGGTCGTGACCGGCGACCGCTGGACGGTGGGCGGGATGGCCAAGGGCGCCGGCATGCTCGCGCCGGGCCTGGCCACCATGCTCTGCGTCCTGACCACCGACGCCGTGGTCGACTCGGCCGGCTGCGACTCCGCGCTGCGGGCCGCGACCGCCCGGACCTTCGACCGGGTCGACTCCGACGGCTGCATGTCGACCAACGACACCGTGCTG contains:
- the argJ gene encoding bifunctional glutamate N-acetyltransferase/amino-acid acetyltransferase ArgJ, whose translation is MSVTAAQGFRAAGVAAGLKASGGPDVALVVNDGPLDAAAGVLTSNRVKAAPVVWTQQVLTTGRLTAVVLNSGGANACTGPAGFADTHTTAETVATALGIGAVDVAVCSTGLIGDRLPMDLLLPGAGKAAAELTATGGDVAAQAIMTTDSGPKTAVVTGDRWTVGGMAKGAGMLAPGLATMLCVLTTDAVVDSAGCDSALRAATARTFDRVDSDGCMSTNDTVLLLASGASGVTPDAAAFAAAVEQLCADLCRQLLADAEGATKDVRIEVAGAASEADAVEVGRSIARSNLLKCAFFGNDPNWGRVLSAVGTTSAAFEPDALDVAINGVQVCRAGAAGDPRDLVDLSGRDVHVLVDLHAGPDTATVWTNDLSLAYVHENSAYSS